Within the Cotesia glomerata isolate CgM1 linkage group LG6, MPM_Cglom_v2.3, whole genome shotgun sequence genome, the region aaataaatgtagtgtatcttttaaaattgaaaaaatgccaaatgctgataaaattacaatgagtgaatttgtttacTTCGATGTTGAAGATCATCTTACAGCGATTATTAATCCAAGTGTTCATAAACAAagcttaatatttttacaatttaatatggatggaataaatttatttaaatagaaaaactaaatgattatttttttaattatctccaataaaaaatagttattttattatttcattgttagatttattattattaatctattagtctaataattttatctattttataatataaatatgaatgaaacttttaaatcatttcgtttattaaacatcacttttattttttttgactgtTTTATTAACCCTTGATAACCTGAAAATTCTCAATTGACAGCTTCACGAAGGCTGCCATGTTTTGTTAGATCTCTAataaaactggccagttactggctaAAAACTCGATTACATTTCTTCTAGGGaagtaataaaacaaaaatcatttttttcgacTTTTTCAAAGAGCTCATTTGACATTTtgtattacttaaattaattattaattcaatttttattgaataaaataatctttttgaaCTACACGTTGCtagtatttatataaaaaatttatatacttatGTCGGGTCTCGCTAAATGAAgcttttttatagttttgcTTATATGttcttataaatattaagcatataaatttttctaaagaaaaattttttgttaaaaattcaattttatataaaaaattttttttaataatatttttcatttaattttatcctataaattttatttaaaattgtaaattttgtttggaaaaatttttatacaatctataggagaaaattttttttctacaagcttagttaaaaaatgattaaactttttctgattgaaagaaaatatattaaaagctTAATTGATGAAGAGCGTTTGCATTAGTTACACGTGAATTTATGCcacgataataaaatatttaattaccatATTTGCAGctattttgtttattacatTGCACAcgtttttgtatttttacgaGCTATCAATTACcaggtaattttattaaattaattaaaacgtcCATACGAACGCTCttttaagtaattatattcactAGAGTAAATAACTAGATtgtcaaaaattgttaaattaatattaatgtgattaaacaaaaaaatatttaaaatttgcactaataactattttttttatttctatgagaaattttttttctaaatattgttcatgataatttactttgctttacaaataaaataaaaatgagtcgtggtaatttattaactttatgtTGAATGTGaattcattgaatattatCCGTCACGATTCAAACGTTAAAAAAAGCACTTAATGCTAGCTGTTTTACTGCTTTAAAACTTACAAATTCGGTGACTGAGACttcgataaaaatttccacGTATGCAACGTATATTGATGCGTATATAATCCATTCAGTGGCTCGCATTATTCAgtgttttttaagttttcaaAGCGATACTTTGTAGTTCTTTAAAACTTACATCAAAATGCATTTATTGTATTCGTCAGCTATCGTGATATGGACGCTATTTACACTTCAATCTATAGTAATATTACGTTCTTAAgcaagtaaagtaagaaatgtctcagatgaCATGTAATTGTCGTCCGAAGCGAAGCtgaggtcgacaaacatgtgatctgaggctttcttatttactgacCAAGTTCAGTATACTAATTTTCTGTTCGACAGAGCCAGATAGCGGTAATTTCGTGTGGCTCATCACCGGTCAAAAAGATTGATAAGATTGATGATGACCCTTCGAcagaaaatataatattaacccaattaaaattaaaaatgattgaaattaAAGAGCCTGTGGCAAAATCGGATAATTACGATTGGCGTGAAAGTGGAAATGACCGTAAGCtctacgaaataaatttttaagcattaaaataatcgattgttgaaatatttattgaaaataaatttcagcGAATCTTGCTCAGTTCAACAGTATGTCCTTAATAACCatcaatgaagaaaatttgaacAGAGACAAGAGATGTACCGGCAATTGTGATTCACTCGATGATAGTGGAAAAGCAAGTGCTCGTTCTTTAAAGAACTCGAACCAATGTGCTGGTAATCTTATAGACTGCTGGTTTCATAGtgtaagttaaaattaatcagaatttagtatttttagcAATCGCTGTAAATTAGAAATCagaaatgtatttatttacataatacGACCACTTAGATGACGGAAAAACGAATAAAAGCTCAGGAGGACGCCGATCGTACGGCAACGTATTTTCACTGTTACATGAATGATTGCGTTTTTTTCCCGGACATAATCCCAAAACATGAGGAGTACATGAATGTATTAGCACACACTGGTAACATGTGCAAGTGCAGATGCCATCGTACTTATAATCCAGAGTCCACTGATGAAGGCGATAAATTAATTGACTCCATATGTTTTGATCCTGTTTCTGTTGACGAGGGATTGTAAGACTTTTTATTTGCTAAATTGACCAGAATTTTGAGTATTCTATCAGATAATTcgacgttaatttattttagtgtCGCCACTGGCGCAAAATTTACGAGACATGATAACGTCATATACCTCCAACTTAGGCAAGCGCGATTATCAAATGGTCATTTAATTGAAACTACTAAAAAGTGGACAGATTTGAAACGCTGCAGTTCTGCCAACACAAAGCCAGTTTTCAATTCCAAACGAAACGATTATTTGAAAATCAAATTGGAAGATATTATATTGCCAGAAAATGCAGTTGTTACAGGTAATTATGACTTAGAACATCgttgattataaattaattattttcttgatgaATCAGGTGTGACATTGGGAGAATCGGTGCAAGGACGATATCTGAACgataattcaaatttcgatAAGAAACGCGGGAAGATTACTCAACGGAGTCAATGTAGTGGAAGGTGATCTTGTTAACTCGAATTTCAggttcaaaattcaaaagtttactgatttattgttttatttcagTACCACATATTCAGTGTTTGGTAACGACCAAGTAAAACCATCCACTGGTGTTTCTATTCAAGATAATAACGTATTTAGTAAACCATGTAAAAGTCACATATCATTCAAAGGATCTTCTAAGGGTAACGACAAGCTGCCATTTATCGTTCCATACGTTGATTTGCGAGAAATCGTAACCGAGTCGCTTGAAGCTATTCGCGGAATCGGTTGGCATCATCGTGGTTCCCCAGGATATGGAGGATTTCTCGCTCtcaagattttcaaaaaaatgtaaaaacttTATTGTATCATTTCTTCAATgatcgataaaaatattttgtttttccaaacaaagtttaataaataaatttcgtccactaaaaataatcagcctcatatatttattcaaattttaagcaCTCAACAATTGAAGTCAgatcttttttataagtttaattTTGGAATCGAATATGATGAAAGCGTAATTGTTCAAAGCAAAGCAActgaagatttaaaatttccagCATAATTACGCAACGATGCAATGTGATGATTACCGTTGGTGTTATTTAGTGTCAGCTGTAATTCGATGGAAACAAAAAAGTTAGAAGTACAACAAGTATCTCAACTCTGGGCGGCAGCTCGGCTCAGAATTAGTTTGTGCGCTGTAAAAGGGGGGGGGATATGTATCTGCAGAGTGTGTACTTGGAGGCTAGCTTCCGAAGGGATATTTATGTGGAGCAAAAGCTGCCGGCGACGTGAACCGTGAGAAGAAGGAACTAAGAATTGTGGAGATGCGAGCGGTCTAAAAGTTTAAACTCCTCCGGTTTCTCAACCTCTAAAGTCCCCTCTCTCTCTCAGCTCTTCCTTCTCGATCTTGTGCTCTTCAGAACTCGATGCCCCGAGTCTTCCTCTCGAGCTTGGCTTACACGGGCTAGGTGTTAAATTAAACAAGCTTAAAATTTGCAATCGGCCCTTCGCCTCTTACTCGGCACTTACTTTCCCAAAGTTTAGGCTTTTTCCTCGAATATTCACTCCCGATTATCTCGTCTGCCGAAAAccaaacaaattttgtataaactaaattattaattctctGTTAAATCTTATTTACTCTTCTCTTTCTCTCCTCTCTCcagcaataaaaaatcattaatcacTAAATGACAAAAATGGATTgggttctatttaataagatttagtaacagatactaaatgatatagtaacaaacctttcattaccaaatatttagtaataggtactaaataatttattaaagcccattaagttccaccaaataaatatttagtagtattcaactaatgatttattgctactcaataaattgtttattggtatcaaagaaattatttttttcatataacctgcattgaaaatgtgagttttaatgcctgttgagccacccgaaactagacaatttcagaccaatgcgactgtgccgggtaggtatcaattatttcttcccagcggacagaaaatgacgattttctgcGTATGTAGTAAAAAAGTTGACACAATAAATGAGTTGCGAATgtggaaaataaaaacaaatattgcaaattgtaatttagacgagttgttaaaaattttgaaagctGGAGTTCTTCAAGAGTTACCAATAActacaaaaacatttttaaataaatgtagtgtatcttttaaaattgaaaaaatgccAAATGCTGATGAAATTACaatgagtgaatttgtttacTTCGATGTTGAAGATCATCTTACAGCGATTATTAATCCAAGTGTTCATAAACAAagcttaatatttttacaatttaatatagatggaataaatttatttaaatagaaaaactaaatgattatttttttaattatctccaataaaaaatagttattttattatttcattgttagatttattattattaatctattagtctaataattttatctattttataatataaatatgaatgaaacttttaaatcatttcgtttattaaacatcacttttattttttttgactgtTTTATTAACCCGTGATAAACTGAAAATTCTCAATTGACAGCTTCACGAAGGCTGCCATGTTTTGTTAGATCTCTAataaaactggccagttactggtttaagtctagtcaaactggccagttactggctaAAAACTCGATTACATTTCTACTAGGGaagtaataaaacaaaaatcatttttttcgacTTTTTCAAAGAGCTCATTTGACATTTtgtattacttaaattaattattaattcaatttttattgaataaaataatctttttgaaCTACACGTTGCtagtatttatataaaaaatttctatactTATGTCGGGTCTCGCTAAATGAAgcttttttatagttttgcTTATATGttcttataaatattaagcatataaatttttctaaagaaaaattttttgttaaaaattcaattttatataaaaaattttttttaataatatttttcatttaattttatcctataaattttgtttaaaattgtaaattttgtttggaaaaatttttatacaatctataggagaaaattttttttctacaagcttagttaaaaaatgattaaactttttctgattgaaagaaaatatattaaaagctTAATTGATGAAAAGCGTTTGCATTAGTTACACGTGAATTTATGCcacgataataaaatatttaattaccatATTTGCAGctattttgtttattacatTGCACAcgtttttgtatttttacgaGCTATCAATTACcaggtaattttattaaattaattaaaacgtcCATACGAACGCTCttttaagtaattatattcactAGAGTAAATAACtagattgtaaaaaattgttaaattaatattaatgtgattaaacaaaaaaatatttaaaatttgcactaataactattttttttatttctatgagaaattttttttctaaatattgttcatgataatttacttaagtaaattactatagtaatccttcctatagacacgcaactacagtaaaaagtgattcatagcttgcatctatggccgccagggtgcactggaattacatctacataaactgtagctttaaggggatagtttgcagtaaaaaatgcagtcaacacgagatttaagttgttatcaattgtaaattttcattataattacaaaaaatactaaaatccgaacaaaaacagtttcactgtaaaaatgtcgcaccaagtccacgttcataagactattaggaaaaaaaattttttttttctttacaaaaagatacaaaataaaaaattaaaaatccgagtaaccgatatgattgtttatgattttcggaaattaaaaaaaatttttttgtaaatttaaaaattaaaaaaaaattttagaacgtacttggtgtgcgtcattgtgtatttcaatttttttaaagtcctagtaaatagattttacgaatttcattaaaagtaaaatattttgcaaccgcgcacgctaaatacgttctaaaattttttttttaatttttaaatttacaataaaattttttttaatttccgaaaatcataaacaatcatatcggttactcggattttttaatttttttattttgtatctttttgtaaagaaaaaaaaaattttttttcctaatagtcttatgaacgtggacttggtgcgacttttttacagtgaaactgtttttgttcggattaatTATACGTTGTAACTCTTGTTTTTatgataagaattttttctcatatttttaAGATCAAACGCAGAAAAATGGTatgaatttgaaattaattaattacaaaaatattttttttttttacaacaatgtatcgcaaaaaaaaattttttatctaaaaattaaggcaataaagataaatattttataataaatttgatagatatcacaaaaataacgtaaaattcatttaaaagtagtgataagataattatgaaaatagtgtaacagtattattatttcatgaaaaatttcatacattatttaaaaatattttaatgatttttttataattataaatataatttttttataattataattataattcctGTAATAGAATTTATTCATATGACCACATATGTTTACACAGACGACCAATAATCATatacagtagcgctcaaaagtattttgacaacatTATGCGttagtttttttcaacaatgtcaaaatattttgcagccaccattttcctaatattttaaaaattaaactttcttttaTTACAAACAAGGACCACTTTGACGCTATTCTGTAGATTATTCAACAGCtgttaaaagaataaataaatgattattgtgtttcatatttatcctataatataaaattgataattgaacTGAAGTTAGTTTAGTATTGAAAACTTCGAAAGAATGGTTACTGATTCCTTATTGGTTATGATTAAAGCGCGCGCGTATGCGCGCAATTTGAATTcctagtttttaattaaaccattaaatacgtttgtcaaaatacttttgagcgcaACTGTATGTCCATATCTGACTTGATAAACTTATATTAGACctaatatatagtatatagtaCAGTATAGTACAGAGCGGACGTGGTTTTCTTACTGTGGTGTTTATTTGCAATTCTCAGTTAATAAAAGGCGTTTGTTCTTATTGTTTGCTGTCTCTTGTTGAAGCCTATgtattagtgaaaatttttgggatattaatttttaccacTTTATGGGTGATATATCTAAAGTCTGATAAAATAGTTATTGCATCTTGTATTTAGAGGTTAGTGTTTTGTGCGACCAAGTGTTCTCTCAGTGGCATAAACTGTATTTTGCTGCCATCTAGTGTGGCCTGTTGCAATGACCTCGTGGTGTGTGCTCTGTTTTCGGAGTATTGCCGACGCTGCTTCTATTGTTAAGACTCAAGCAGCATGTAAACACAGTTATCATGACAGTTGTGTTAAAGTGCGTCTTGGCTTGTCGAGTAAGACGTATGCTGCTGGCAAGATTGCGGCTGCCTGTCCTGTTTGTATTCCGGATGTATCGGAATTTTCAACCGTCTTAGCTAGCATAAACATGCGCCTGGATATTAACACTGGTATTAACACAATGGTATTAACACAATATGGTGTTGCTGCCGTCATATGTACTATACCGTCATGATCGTCAACTTCGGAGTGGTGGAGGAGTTGCTATCTATGTGAGAAGTGATCTTGTGTCAAAGTGCGTGTTATCGTCAGCAAACCTGGAAGACAAGCATCccgaatatttatttgttgaagTATGTGGGTCATCAAGGGAGAAAGTGCTGATAGGAGTTGTATATAAGCCACCGAATACTGGTCATCTTGATGATCTGGATGAAGATCTTGAAGCTGTAGTAGCTGCGTataagaatattattattttgggaGACTTCAATTCTGATCTAAGTAGCAGAAACTTTTATGGTGATCAGCTGCGCAGGTTGTGTGCTAGTTTCAGTTTGCATATTATTCCTTATCTCCCAACGCACCACCTGCAAAATTCTAATACGTGGATAGATGTCTGTGTTGTAGATGATGTGGAGAAAGTATTAGCTTCGGAGCAGTCTGAACAACCATTCTTGTCGGATCATGACTTGATATCTGTGACCTACAACTATAGAGTAGAACGGGAGAAACTCAAGAGTTTTACATGTCGCAGTTGGCAGAGCATAGATAATGATCTGCTGAGGCAGCAATTTGACACTGTAGATATTGGGGATATGATGTTGCAGCAAACTGTTGAGGACATGAATTCGTGGTTTCATCAGCGGCTTTGTCGCATTATTGACTCTGTTGCGCCGGAGAAAGTGGTGCATCCGAGTCGTCCACCAGCGCCTTGGTTTACTAGTCAGATTAACGATTTGCAAGCTCGTCGTGATAAACTGTATCGTATCTTCAGAAGAACGGGTTATGCCTACAAGGAGTATGTTATTGTACGGCGTCTAGTAAAGCAGCGGTTAAGTGAAGCTAAGAAAGCTTATTTTGATGGTCAGTTGAGTTGTGCTCATAGTGCGCAGGCGATGTGGAATGATTTGCGGAGGCTTGGTTTAATTAAGCGAAATAGAGTGCAATCAATGATTAAGGTTGATTTGGATGATCTAGATGATTACTTTATACAGTCCTCTAATTTTTCTAATGTTTATGTTGATGTTTCTGATATTGCGGCCTTTAGTATAAGTAATAAtgtatattttgattttttgagcaTTGATGATGAAACTGTTAAAAAGGCGATAATGCGACTGACTTCCAACTCAGTAGGTCCtgataatatttcaattaaagcaTACAAATGTACTTTATCATTTGTGTTGCCATTTATAACTTTGCTATTTAATAACTCGTTTGCCTCAGGAGTTTTCCCTGCGGAGTGGAAGTTGTCTCGTATTGTCCCTATACCTAAGAAGACTAATGCGGaggtttgtgctgattatcgGCCGATATCATTGACATGTAATTTATCTAAGGCATTGGAAAGGTGTGCACATGATCAGATTGTAAAGTTTGTTAtatctaataattatattgatgAGTATCAAATGGCATTTAGAGAGGGTTTGAATACGCAGACTGCTGTAATTAAACTCTGCGATGATATTCGCTCTGCGATTAATGAGTCAAAAGTTACTGTTGCCGTTTTCTTTGATCTGAGTAAGGCTTTTGATTCTGTTAATCATAAGAGGCTATTGCGTAAGTTATACTGTATGAATTTCTCTGAAAATGCTATCATGTGGATGAAGTCTTACTTGGAGCAGAGAAGGCAGCAGGTATTTGTTGATGGGCGTGCGTCATCGTGGAAGGATGTTTTGAATGGAGTGCCGCAAGGCAGTGTACTTGGTCCCTTGTTATTTTCGCTATATATCTCAGATCTTTCCAAGCGGTtaaattgtcaatatttatttttatgctgATGATTTGGCGATATATTTATCTTGTTGTCCGGACCAAGTGAATGATTGTATTGCGGTACTTAATGatgaaatagttaaaattgTGGAATGGTGCAAGATCAATTATTTGAGATTAAACGCGTCTAAAACAAAGGCTGTTATTTTTGGCAGTAGAATTAAAGCTAACTGTAATAGCTGTGAGTATGCAGATGTCATTCTGGTAGATGGCTGTATCGTTCCTTATGATAAGTCTGTTAAGTATCTTGGTGTGCTGATTGATAATGTTCTTTCATGGGAAAGTCAGACTGTGAGCGTGTGTAATCGAGCAATGCGAGTTTTGGCGCAGTTGAAGGTCAATAATGAGATTTTCAACGAAAGATTACGTATAAAGCTTGTTACTACGTTAATATTTCCTATCTTTGATTATTGCTGTGCAGCGTATACAAATATATCTAACAGTTTACAGATGCGGTTACAGCGTAAAATAAACTCGTGTGTTaggtatatttttaagatCCCAAGGTTTGAGCATGTTACGCCGTATTATAAGAGACTGGGTTGGCTCAAGCTGAAGGAAAGGAGGAATTATTTTATAGCGTGCCTTTTCTATAAGGAAATTATAATGCATTACTGTCAGCAATTTGGTGGCAGGCTTGAATTTCTTCCGGTTGCGCTACGCAGAGGAGATGTGAGAGATGATTATTTGCGTTTACCGAGATCTACTTGTAGTATGTATGATAATTCCTTTCTTGTTCTTGGCATACGCATCTGGAATATGTTGCCGGTGGAGATTGTTAGGGCCGAAAATTACGAAATGTTTCGTAGTTTGTGCCGTGATTACTTTTTGCACggtaatgattaattaaaatattaacagcATTACGTTATTATTATGCTATAAACTaatgttatattattttatattagaaCTGCTGAACTTCATCATGATACTGTATTATCATTTACTTTGTATTTACTGTACTTATTATTTTGtactattttgtattatttgatgatggtcctgagggagcctaggctccaggactaaataaacatttatctaTCTACCTATCtaatatggttgtatatgtccataaataatttttcgactAAATTTGGtgctgaaaattttcaacaggTGACGCATTGTCACTAAATCTTCTCtctattagaaaatttaaattcacaaattgaataataaaataaaaattaattttttgactctTTTGAAGAGTTTATCTGACTTcggtttttaatttaattaattactgaaccaatttttgcataaaataaaataacatgaCAAACATGCACACGTTTCTagacaaaacaaaaaattaaataaactgatatttgcttcaaaatataaagtaaaaaataaaattcatgatGATACAATTTATTTGCACGAAATTTTTACCAGAATTTGAACTTTAAATAGTcgaatatttaacaaaaaaaaaaaaattttctggtaAAAACTACTGACCAAATACCCAAaggaaaaattcaaataaagaaTTCTTGTGAAACTTGGaatgaaatagaaaaaaatcgtTTAATACAACGATTAACCGTGGataaagctcaaaaaaagaataaacaAACGTTAATGGAATTCACtcgaatatataaatatatctatcTCGAATTGGCAATATTTGGCAATTACGAAATATGAGTTTACATATAATAATTGTGGTAAACAGTGGTCGACGTGGTTGCGTTGAGTGGAtgttataaatacatatatgtgtatatatttttgagaGAGAAATTTAATCTCTCtctttatttgtattaaactCTTTTATTATCACTCTACGCATGTGAGAGATAAATTTTGCGTGTTAGAGGGAGAAATGtatctataaaaatacatatatacatttgGATCCATGTGCAGATTTGCCTCGTCATTGGTTAAATAAATGGGTGATATTAAACGCGAAGCAACTGGGGTaaatcgaaattttatttcacccCCGATTTGGTTGCCGATTAATTCACCATGCTCCGATAATAATAGATCGGAAAATATGCCTGGTATTTATcctcaattaattattttactcgaTTGTTTACATTTAATTGCGTGGAcgttgttatttatttatttaccggAATGAATTTATTCTGGAAGTTAAAATGTGAAATTTATGGGAGGTGTcgctaaatatttatgaaaaaagttaaattaaaactatgaaaaaatatttgaatatcATTAGAAGTACGACACAGTAGTGGGCTATTAATGATCGACGATATGATCGATATTAGCGAATATTTCCCGTGGGATATTTATCCCGATCGTGCCTCCGATACCTACTCGTATTCGTTTTGCCCGGGTGGTTATCGCCCGGTGACATTTATTCAAATGTAATATCTTGTCGCTGAAGATTATACCTGAGAGGGGAATGTTTTCACATGGGAATTTGCTTATCTGGTTAATcccaaatttttaatgttttttatatatatttatatttatattgtcgATAAATGGATTAATATCATAGAGTACGGAGTTTTTTAgaccaaaataaatttttatttagctgaaataacacagtaaaaaattgtgcgtcaaaaaattttgtgttaaaaatttttattttaaatatttaactcttttttgtgttgatttctCACAACAAATATGAAATTTACACATTacagtgttaaatatttaacacaaaaatttttaactgtgaagttttaaatacaaaattaataacgaaTAATCGCTCGGGGCTTAAACGTATATTAATCTCGTGTAATTGCATTAGTTACACGTGAATTTATGCcacgataataaaatatttaattaccatATTTGCAGctattttgtttattacatTGCACAcgtttttgtatttttacgaGCTATCAATTACcaggtaattttattaaattaattaaaacgtcCATACGAACGTTCttttaagtaattatattCGCTAGAGTAAATAACtagattgtaaaaaattgttaaattaatattaatgtgattaaacaaaaaaatatttaaaatttgcactaataactattttttttatttctatgagaaattttttttctaaatattgttcatgataatttactttgctttacaaataaaataaaaatgagtcGTGGTAATTTATCAACTTTATGTTAAATGTGAAATCATAGAATATCATCCGTCACGATTCaaacgttaaaaaataatagtttaaaaaaactaaaaacacgctttttatagaaaaccaaactaaaaaata harbors:
- the LOC123266463 gene encoding uncharacterized protein LOC123266463 isoform X3, translating into MCKCRCHRTYNPESTDEGDKLIDSICFDPVSVDEGLQARLSNGHLIETTKKWTDLKRCSSANTKPVFNSKRNDYLKIKLEDIILPENAVVTGVTLGESVQGRYLNDNSNFDKKRGKITQRSQCSGSTTYSVFGNDQVKPSTGVSIQDNNVFSKPCKSHISFKGSSKGNDKLPFIVPYVDLREIVTESLEAIRGIGWHHRGSPGYGGFLALKIFKKM
- the LOC123266463 gene encoding uncharacterized protein LOC123266463 isoform X1 — encoded protein: MCKCRCHRTYNPESTDEGDKLIDSICFDPVSVDEGFVATGAKFTRHDNVIYLQLRQARLSNGHLIETTKKWTDLKRCSSANTKPVFNSKRNDYLKIKLEDIILPENAVVTGVTLGESVQGRYLNDNSNFDKKRGKITQRSQCSGSTTYSVFGNDQVKPSTGVSIQDNNVFSKPCKSHISFKGSSKGNDKLPFIVPYVDLREIVTESLEAIRGIGWHHRGSPGYGGFLALKIFKKM
- the LOC123266463 gene encoding uncharacterized protein LOC123266463 isoform X2, which codes for MYMNILAHIGNMCKCRCHRTYNPDSIGEGDKLLDSICFDPVSVDEGLQARLSNGHLIETTKKWTDLKRCSSANTKPVFNSKRNDYLKIKLEDIILPENAVVTGVTLGESVQGRYLNDNSNFDKKRGKITQRSQCSGSTTYSVFGNDQVKPSTGVSIQDNNVFSKPCKSHISFKGSSKGNDKLPFIVPYVDLREIVTESLEAIRGIGWHHRGSPGYGGFLALKIFKKM